From Phormidium ambiguum IAM M-71, a single genomic window includes:
- a CDS encoding glutamyl-tRNA amidotransferase, whose protein sequence is MDTTLLAVNGTLMRGLELNPNLLAVGATFVREAFTAPNYRMWSINDRHPAMIRVNHGGSAIAVEVWAVPQPSITTILLQEPPGLCIGKVLLSDGEELLGVLGEPVICEGQREITDWGNWRNYIFSINQNKT, encoded by the coding sequence ATGGATACTACACTTTTAGCTGTTAATGGTACGTTAATGAGAGGTTTAGAACTAAATCCTAACCTTTTAGCTGTGGGAGCTACTTTTGTCAGAGAAGCTTTTACCGCACCAAACTATCGAATGTGGTCAATTAACGATCGCCATCCAGCAATGATCCGAGTTAATCATGGGGGAAGTGCGATCGCAGTTGAAGTTTGGGCAGTTCCTCAACCAAGTATTACCACAATACTATTACAAGAACCTCCTGGTTTGTGCATTGGTAAAGTACTTTTATCTGATGGAGAAGAATTGTTAGGAGTTTTAGGAGAACCTGTGATTTGCGAAGGACAGCGCGAGATTACCGATTGGGGCAATTGGCGTAACTATATTTTCAGTATTAATCAAAATAAAACATAA